AGGAGTAGCGTCGGATCAACTTCTCCATCAATTGGTAAATATAGCCCAATGGTCTTGTAGTTTTTGAAGTCCAATGTTTTGAGGAGATTTTGCACTATAAGGCTGTCAAGCAACACCTTGTTTACAATGCTTTTTCTTATTTTGCGATATTTCTCACGTAACCGAACTTTACCTCCAATCATGGATAACGCCTTTTTGAATGAATTGTCTTACTGATGAACATTTGAAAATACATCGAGAGGCAAGCTATAGTTTCTTCCCGGTTAGTGAAACAATCGCGTATGCTGAAATACCTTCCTTACGTCCTTCGAAGCCTAGTTTTTCGGTTGTTGTTGCTTTTACATTGGCCTGCTCTTTCCCAACACAAAGTAGATCTGCTACTTTTTGCTGCATCTCGCTTTTGTATTGCTGAATTCTCGGTGTTTCACACACTATTGTAAGATCTGCATTATTTACCACGTACCCAGCTCTTTGAATGAGTGTTACCACGTGCTCTACAAAGTAAGATGATGACTTTCCCCTCCATTTTTCGTCTGTATCGGGAAAAAGCATACCGATGTCATTTGCACCTTCTATACATGCTGCGCCGAGTACGGCGTCAACCAATGCATGTAGCGCAACATCAC
This genomic window from Neorickettsia risticii str. Illinois contains:
- the ispF gene encoding 2-C-methyl-D-erythritol 2,4-cyclodiphosphate synthase, which gives rise to MYRVGFGYDVHKIEKPVKTGNTYIVLCGVSVPCEYTVIAHSDGDVALHALVDAVLGAACIEGANDIGMLFPDTDEKWRGKSSSYFVEHVVTLIQRAGYVVNNADLTIVCETPRIQQYKSEMQQKVADLLCVGKEQANVKATTTEKLGFEGRKEGISAYAIVSLTGKKL